The region ATGTCATCGGCAGTCGCGGTTCGATGCTTCCGACCTTCACTGCACTGATCGAAGCTGGCGGGCCGCTGACGATTACTCATCCAGACGTCACTCGTTACTTCATGACAATTCCGGAGGCTTGCCAGTTGGTGGTCCAAGCTGGTGGTATCGGGCGACCCAGCGAGGTGCTGATTCTAGACATGGGTGAGCCGGTACGGATTCTTGACGTTGCGCAGAGAATGATCGACATGTCGGGTCGCGATGTCGCCATCGTCTATACCGGCCTCCGACCTGGGGAAAAACTTCATGAGGAACTGATCGGGTCACACGAAGTCGACGAACGGCCGGTGCATCCAAAGATCTCTCACACAAAGGTCAAGGCGGTCAGTCCTGACAACTTGGACAAGACTCGCTGGGAGGAGCGCTGCCGTCTGGAAAGCGCGACCGGAGTGAAGACAGCGTGATCGGCGTGGGTGTCGCCGCCGCGGTTCTAGCCCTTGTAGTCAGCCTGGTCGCTCCGTTCGTCGTCATCCCGTGGCTGCGACGCGTCGGTGCGGTGGACACGCCATCCGATCGGTCTCTCCATACCGAACCGGCTGTGCGCGGGGTCGGCTTTGCCCCGCTTCTCGCCGTCATGGCTGGTTTTGTAACTGTCATCATCAGCGTGCTGACGGCCGAAGGCGACGTCTCGCCGTACGTCGTCGCCGCAAGCATCGCTATAGTGGCCGGCTTGCTGGGCGCCGCCGAAGATATCCGTGGTCTCAGCATCCGAGTTCGAGCCGGGTCGCAGTTTGGTCTGGGCGTGGTCGGTGGTGCAGCAGCGATCGCCCTCACAGGAGCGCCGTGGTGGCTTCTTCCCGTGTTCGCGGTCGGGATCGCCGGGTACATTAATGTGGCAAATTTCATGGACGGCGTGAACGGGATCTCGAGTCTCCACGGACTAGCCGTCGGTGGACTCTTTGTCGTCGTTGGGCAAATGACCGGCACTACGTGGCTTGCCGTTACGGGTGCTGTGATCGCGGTCTCATTTCTTGGCTTCTTGCCGTGGAACATACTCCGCCCCGGGACGTTCCTGGGCGATGTGGGCAGCTACCTACTCGGCGGCGTTATATCGATCTCGGCGGTCGTTGCGGTGGCTGAAGGGCTAAATCCCGTCGCGGTCGTGGCGCCAATGGCTATATATCTCGCGGACACTAGTTTCACGCTCACGCAGCGAATCAGGCGAGGAGAGCGGTGGACCGAGTCTCACCGCAGCCACGTTTTTCAGCGGTTGGTCACCCTGGGTCTTAGCCACCTACAGTCGGCGCTCATAGTCACCGCGGCTACCGTACTCGCGGCATTGCTGGGGCTTATCGCGCTCCGCGGGGACATCGCTGCGGTCGCCTTGTCCGTTTCGGGGATCTTCGCGGTTATCGCTGTCTATCTAACGCTGCCCGTTTGGGTCGGCCGACGTTCATCCGCCGCCCATGAAGACACATCGACCCTGCTGGCCACGCCCCACCCCCGTGTCGACATCGAGCCCCGCCCCGCTTCGCATCGCTGGGCGGTCCTCGGAGCGTCCGGGTTCATTGGAGGGGCTCTAGTCGCCGAACTCACGTCCAACGGGTTCGAGGTTGTCGAGCTGGCTGCACCGCGCATGTCGCTCGATTCACACACGTCTGCAGACGACGTGGTCGCGCAGGCCGCGATGCGCGATGACGCAGTCGAAGCACTTGCGCGCAGCATCGGAGGGGTGGACATCGTCGTCAACGCCGCCGGCCTGGCGGTACCCGACTCGGGCGACTCGCCATCACTTTATGGTGCGAACAGCCTTCTTCCGCTTGTCGTCGCACAAGCGGCGGCCATGGCAGGTGTGCATCGGGTGGTCCACCTCAGTTCGGCTGCCGTCCAAGGCCGACGTGCGGTACTCGACGAATCGTCCGAGACAGCCCCGTTTTCGCCGTACTCTCGGTCGAAGGCGCTCGGCGAGGCTGCCCTGCTGAGCTACGACGGCGCGAGTGATGGTGGCCTAGAGATCGTCATTGTGCGCGCGACGTCCGTGCAAGGTGTCACCCGATCGACGACTCAACAACTCAAGAAACTGGCGCGCTCGCCCTTAGCCTCTATTGCGAGCCCGGGCGATCTCCCCACGGTCGTCAGCTCGGTTCGAGGTCTCGTCTCCTTCATCCTCAAGGTCGCGACGCATCCCGCCCCCGTGCCCGTTATCGTCCTCCAGCCCTGGGAGGGGCTGACTACCGCGGATACCTTGCGGCTCGCCGGCGGGAAGAACCCCGTCGCGCTTCCCGCCGTCCTATGCCGCGCTCTCATCGGCGGAGGTTACTTGGCCGCGAAAGTTTTGCCACCGATCGCTGGACCCGTCCGCCGTGTCGAGCTGATGTGGTTCGGGCAGGCGCAGAACGCGCAGTGGGCGGCCTCGGTCGGAATGCAGCAAACGTCGTTCGTCGCAGACGTCCTGCGCGGCGAGAAGGAAGCTAACGCATGAAGATCGGCATGCTATCCCAGTGGTTCGACCCGGAACCAGGACCGGCGGCCATCCCCGCCGTCTTCGCGCGCGAGTTCGTGGCGCAAGGGCATGAAGTCTCCGTGCTCACTGGCTTCCCCAACTACCCGAGCGGCGAGATCTACGCCGGGTACAAGCAACAGCTGAGGTCGAAGTCATTCGTAGACGGGTTCGCTGTTACGCGCGTGCCACTGTATGCGAATCACGACAGTTCGGCGCGCAGACGGCTAGCTAACTACGCGAGCTTCGCGCTTTCCGCAACCACACTCGGCGCAGGAGCATTGCGCGGGACAGACGCCATCTGGGTCTACAACTCGCCTGTCACAGTCGCATTGCCCTTGCTGGCGCATTCGAGGTTCGGCAAGACTCCCTATTTCCTCCAAGTGCAGGATCTCTGGCCCGATTCGCTCATCGATAGCGGTATGTTCCCTGGCGGAGCTGTGGGCCGTGTCGGCGCTGCAGTCATTGACAAAATCGTAAGAGTGATGGAAAACCGCTCCGTCGTTATCGGAGTCAGTTCGCCTGGGGCGCGGCGATTGATTTTGGAGCGCAATTCCCGCCTGGATCCGGCAAGAATCGTTGATTCGCCAAACCCGACCGACGAGGCACTATTCCGCCCAGTTTCCGAGATCAATCCGTCAGCAGTTCCCGAAGTGCCGTGGGCAAACTACTTCACGCTCATGTACGTCGGCGCGGTAGGGGACGTGCAGGGCCTGGACAGCTTGGTGGATGCCGCGACGATCCTGCGGGGCGAACGACACATCCGCGTCGTGGTGGTCGGGGACGGAATCGCGCGCCAGAGGCTGGAAAGCCTTTGCGTCGCTCGCGGACTCGATAACGTCACGTTCGTGGGACGAGTCGACAAGTCACTGGTACCCGGATACACCGCCACGGCAGATGTCCAGCTGGTGTCCTTGGCCGACCGACCGTTCCTCCGTTCGACTACGCCCAGCAAGATCGCTTCGCTCCTTGCATCGCGTGTACCCATAATCGGTCAGATCTCCGGCGACGGTGCCGACCTGATTAGAAAGTCGGGAGCGGGGTTAATCGCCTCCCCCGGTGACGCGGACGCTCTCGCCCGAGCGATATCGACTATGGCACAAGCGGCCGGGTCAGAGCTCGAGGCGTACGCCGCAAACGGGCGCAAATACTATGAAGAGCATCTCGCGGCAGGCGTTGTCGCGGCCAATGTAGTCGAGGCCTTGTCAGCGGCAATGTCCTGACGCCGAGCCGGCATGTACCTAGGGCGCCATCCGTCTGACCAGATCTTCGACTGTCGGCGCCGTAGCAAAACCTGCCGCGCGCCAGAGACTCTCGTTCAATGCCTGATCTGTGGTCGCGAGGGAGCGATCCACGGGCCTTCCTGTGACAGTGGGAACTACGGTGACGTCGTCGCGGCCAAACGTCGAAAGGATGAGCGATGAAAGGTCACTCTTGTTCATCGAGGATGACGGCACGAAGTGATGAGTCCCTGACAGCTCGCTCTTGGTCGCCACCAACCCGATCGCCAAGTCAGCGAATGTTTCGGTGGTTACACCGTTCCATTCGTGGTCCAAGAATCCACGGATCTCGCCGTTTGCGGGCTGGGAGAGTAGCCACTCAACGAGGGAAGTCGCTCCCGACACTTCGCGTCCGATTATGGAACAGCGCACGTTGAGAAAGAGGGGATGAGGCACTTCGCCGAGGCTCTTCGTTTTGCCATAAACATCGAGAGGGTCGTGGGGGGAGTCCTCGGTATACCGGCCTGTGGTGCCTGCGTAGACACAATCCGTGGCGATCTGGATGACGCGAAAACCCTGACTTTCCGCAAGCTCGGCGAGTTCGTAGGGAAAGGCCGAGTTGACGCGAATCGCTTCACGCCGGTCGGCTGGGTTGGCATCGTCCATACGGTGCTTGATGAGGCCGATGCAGTTGATGACGTAGTCGCCTTCGCCGAATCCGGAGAGCACGTCGGCGAGGTTAGGGTCGCCGACAGCGAATGTAACGAAGCGCACGCCCGGCGTCGGCTTTTCAGGCAAGCGACGCGCGGTAACCGTGGTCGAAAATTCGGGACGACCAGCGAGCCGGTCGACAAGCGCACTACCCAGCATTCCCGCGCCGCCCAGGATCAAAACATTAGTCATCACCACCCAAGAATACCGACTGGCAGGCCCGGCCGCTGGCTGTGTTCAGGACGCATCGTGCATTCTGTGAAATAATCACGGGTGATCGCGCTTTGGCGCGTACAAGCCCCCCGTAGCTGTCCGTGTGCAATCTGCGCAGGAGGCACTGGGGACACGCCCACGCTAACGAGCTGTCAGGCGTGCTGGCGCAACGAGAGATTTGGAAACGTAACGATGGAAGCCGACTACGCCGACAAGAGAATTCTCATCACCGGAGGTACGGGATCTTTCGGCCAGACAGTCACCGAGGCCTTGCTCGAAAGGGGCGCGGCCGAAGTTCGCGTGCTCAGCCGTGACGAAGCCAAGCAGGACGCTATGCGCCACCAATTCGGCGACTCGCGGCTGCGCCTCTATATCGGTGACGTCCGCGACTATCTCAGCGTCGAGCGCGCGACCCGAGGGGTGGACTATGTATTCCACGCAGCGGCACTGAAACAAGTGCCATCCGGTGAGTTCTTCCCGATGGAGGCGGTTCGAACGAATATCCTCGGCACCGAGAACGTAATACGCGCGAGCGAAGACCACGGCGTGAAGTCACTCGTCTGCCTCAGCACGGACAAAGCCGTCTACCCCATCAATGCCATGGGGATGAGCAAGGCAATGATGGAGAAAGTCGCGCAGTCGCATGGGCTGAACAACCCCACCGCTTCAACCATCGTCTCGTGCGTGCGCTACGGGAACGTAATGTACTCGCGCGGCTCCGTCATTCCCCACTTCATCCGTCAACTTCGCGACGGCAACCCGCTCACTGTGACGGACCCGACGATGACTCGTTTCATGATGTCCTTGGCCGACTCGGTCAAACTCGTTGAGCACGCGTTCGTGAACGCCAAGCAGGGGGATCTGTTCATTCGCAAGGCACCGTCCTGCACCATCGGCGACCTCGCGACGGCGTTGTGCAACCTGTACGGAATAACGCCAGACGTCAGAGTCATCGGTACTCGTCACGCGGAAAAGCTTTCCGAAAGCCTGGCAACGGGTGCGGAGCTCGCGCGATCTGACGATATGGGCGACTACTACCGAATCAACCCCGATAGCCGCGACCTGAACTATGCGCCGTACTTCGAAGAGGGTGTAGAAGGTATCAGCGCCTTCGAAGACTACGATTCCCACACGACCGAGCGACTCACCATCGAGGGAGTCGAAGAACTCTTGCTCAGCATTCCGCAGCTACGGTCCGACTTGGAGAAGTGGACGAAAGACGGCAACAACTCCGCTCGGGTCCACGTCTGATGGCGCGATCCAAGATGAAGGTCGTGACGATCGTTGGAACGCGTCCGGAAATCATCCGATTGGCGCCCACTATCAAAGCGCTTGATCGGGTCGCTGATCATGTTCTCGTCCACACCGGTCAGAATTACGACTACGAACTAAACGAGATCTTTTTCCGCGACCTCGATCTGCGTGCACCGGACCACTTCCTGGGGGCGGACACGTCGACCCTGGGATCCGTGCTCGGTTCGGTTCTCGTCAAAACCGAGCAGGTCCTGCTTGAGGAGAAGCCTGACGCTCTCGTCATCCTGGGCGACACGAACAGTTCTATCTCGGCGCTGATTTCCAAGCGAATGAAAATCCCCGTCTATCACATGGAAGCGGGCAACCGGTCGTTTGACGAAAACGTGCCTGAGGAGATCAACAGGCGGCTTGTAGACCATGTGTCCGACTACAACCTCGTCTACACGGAACACGCGCGTCGCAATTTGCTCGCCGAAGGAATTCACCCTTCTCGCATTCTCCTTACCGGATCGCCGATGAGAGAAGTTCTCGACGCGAGCGCAGACGCTATCTCACGGAGCGACGTGCTCGAGCGCGAAGGCCTGACACCAGGCGCCTACTTCATGGTGAGTCTGCATCGCGAGGAGAACGTAGATAGCGCGGAGCGCTTGTCGATGGTTCTGGGCGCGCTCAACGAACTGCGGGAGACGTACGACGTACCAATTCTGATCTCCACTCATCCGCGCACGCGCAAGCGCCTCGACGCCCAGCCCGACCATCTCAAATCTGGCCTCCGGTGGTCGCCGCCGTTCGGGTTCAACGACTACATCGCCCTTCAATCGTCCGCCAAGCTCGTTTTGTCTGACAGCGGCACCATTAGCGAGGAAGCGGCACTGCTGGGTTTCCCTGCCGTCACACTCCGCGACGCGATCGAACGCCCAGAAGCGATCGAAACAGGCGGAATCGTTACCGCCGGAGTCGAGACCTCGTCGATTCTCGATTCCGTAGACATCGTTTTGCAGCAATTCGCCGCTCATGGGGCCCCGATTGCCCCTCAGGAGTACCTCATCTCCGACACATCTCGGCGCGTGGTCAACTTCATTCGGTCGACAGTCGCAACCCATCACGAGCGCGCCGGGATTCGTCGGGCATCCACCTCGTGAAGGTCCTCCTGTATGCCGACTTTCGGAGCCCCCACTCCCGTGGATGGCGTCAGGGCCTAGTCGCCGCTGGCATCGAGGTCCTCGCGGTGAGTAGCGAACCCGTAAACGGGTATGACGCGGTCAATCCGGTGGACTGGCTGAGCAAGCGGCGGCAGGACTTCCTCGATACGTCTGCGTCGACGGAGCCGACCGGGCTGCGCCTCTTCCTCAAGAAGGCCAGTAACTCGCAGATGGCTCATACGGTCATGAACCTCGGAAGGTTGCGTTCGAGGCGCAAACAGCTTTCTTCGATTATCGAAGGCTTCCAGCCTGACATAATCCACGCTCTCCGTATCCCATACGAGGGATTGACGGTTCTCGGTCTTCGCACCAATGTCCCGAGAATCGTATCCACGTGGGGGTCGGACTTCGTTCCGATGGCTTCTACCGATGTGCTGCTTTCCGCGTGGATGAAGCGGCTTTTGAAAAGGGCTTCCGGGTTCCAGTCGGACTCCAGGCAAGACATCGAACGCGCCGCCGGATACGGGCTGTCAACAACCGCTCCTCGCTTTTACTCGGCCGGCAACTTCGGGGTAGACAACGACCTGTTCTTCGTCGATGCCGAGCGCCCATCGGGAGTCGTCGTCTACCCCCGCAAAGCAAAGGCGAACGCCAACTACGCGGGTTTCGTTGAGGCCGCGGTGCAACTGTCAAAGCGGCGGGACCTTCGGTTCGTGGCCGTGGGACTCTTGCCCGTGCGGGAACAGTTCGTCGCGCAGTACGGCGAAACCGCGTTGGAATCCATAACGATGACCGCAGACCTCACCCGTGACGAGATGGCAGCGCTGATGCGCAGTGCTGAGGTTGTGGTCTCGCCGACCTTCTGGGATGGAACGCCAGTCACCGTTCTCGAAGCTATTGCCAGCGGCGCACAGGTAATCGCCGGAGAATTGCCCGAGTTGCGCACCCTCAAGGAAGACGGAATGCCGATCGAACTCATCGACGCCAGCAGTACGCACGCAATCGCCGATGCTATCTCCGCTGCACTCGATCTCGACCAGCAGGTCGCGACGGCAGCTCGCCTGCCGGACCAGTTCAACCGCGAGGCGAACCGGGTGCGCGTGGTCGAGTTCTACGACGAGGTGCTTGCCGCCGACGGCAACCGACGCGCCGGGTCGTCGGTAGACCGATCGGCGTAGTGGTGACAGTCGTACAGAAGGAACTGCAGCGGTACGCGTCTCTGAGCGGATGGCGCAAGCTAATCGTCGTTTCGACGGTGGTCTTGTTCGCGGCTTCGTTCGCAATCTCGATAATCGGCGCCGGAGGTATCAGGGAACCGGCGGTGAAACACCTCGGCGTGGGCCTCACCATCGCGGCCGGCGTACTGGCCGCGATGAGTGCTTTCCTGCGCCACGGTCCTTCCTCTCGGGCGCTTCTCCACCCGATGATCGCCCCTGTCGCGTACCTGATTTATTCACTCCTCGTGCCATTGGCTTATATGGCGGTCACCGGTCGGGGCATCCAGGTGATGCCTGCGTCGATCTACACGAGTGCTTCGTCTTCCGTCATGTGCCTCACAGTTCTTGCATACTGCGCCGGAGTTTTCCTCGCGTCGGTCGTTCGAGCCAATCGGCGCAGCTTGACCGACCCGGCTCTGCTCGTGGCTCCCGAACGTGACCGTCGCGGTGTCTTCTCACGCGATGTTGGCCGGCTCATTCTCATTCTCGCCCTGACTGCGAAGGTGCAGCAGCTGATCGTGAACGGACCCGTCTTCACCCGCGTCTATGGGGCCGATCAACTGGACTACGATCTCGGCACAACGATCGCGGTAGCCGGCGCCACACTCACCACGGTGGGCTGCCTTCTGGTGATGTACAGCAACGTTCGTCGAGTCGGCCATCCGCTTCAATGGCCCGACTGGGCACTGCTCGGGGCGGTGGGGTTCATCAGCCTCTTCCTGCTCGGCACGCGGTCCGAGATTATCGCCCCCGTTGTGCTGTTCCTGTGGTTCCGGCTCCAGTCCGGCAAAAAGTTCAGCATCTGGATTCCCATAGCGGCAGTTGCTGCCGCCGGAGGCATATTCGCTCTCGTCGCTCAGCTACGCGTAAAGTCGCCGGATGCACCCGACTATCCAGCGATCGAGAGCCTGCTCGTAGACACATCGAGCCCGATTCTTCTCACGTCTAACGTGGCCGCATTGGTTCCGAGCTCGACCGATTTCTATTTCGGAAGCACGTACCTGGAAGCCCTCAAGTTCATGCTGCCCGGTCCCGTCGCGCGTGCTCTGTTTGGCGAACCGACGGGAACAGGGGCGTTTGCGTATCGAGACCTAATCGATTTTACCTTCAGCGGACAGGGATGGGGCTTCTCGTTGCCGACCGAGGCCTACCTGAATTTCGGGTTCGTCGGCGTCGTCGTGATCGCCGGGCTCGTCGGCTGGCTGTTCGGTCGGGCGTACCTGTGGGCGAATGAGCCGCACAACGTCAATCGCCTCTCGGCATATGTGTATCCCCTACTTCTGTCGTATCTGCCCTTCGGCCTACGCAGCGACGCTCTCGGGCAGATGAAGAGCATCATCTACCCGCTTCTCATCATCCTCGGTGTTCTCTTAGTCGAACGCTGGCTGCTCAGCCGCAACGCCGCCTCCGTCGATTCGGGCCCACAATGGCAATGGCGCACGCTCCTCCCGCGGCGGGGTTCGCTTGATTAGGCGAACCCTATCAACGCACGGACTGCCTATTCTCGACCAAGGGTTGTCCAGCGGCACCAATTTCTTAGCGGTATTCGTGCTCGCCGGCAGCCTTAGTAGCGGTGAATTCGGTATCTTCGCGATGGCGTACACGGTGCTCACGCTCTTCGTCGGTGTCACCAGATCCTTTTTCGGGCTGCCGTTGGCCCTCGCGGCACAGAGCTCCAGAGCCGAGCTCGACGCGCTCTACCGCTCCTCCGTTTCTGCACTCTGCTGGATCGCGCTGCCAATCATTGCCGTGGTCTTTGGGGTGGGGGCCATTGCCGCCGTCGGGGCCGACGAGGCATCCATGGAACTCGGTCTCTTGGCCGCCCTGGCTGTGGCGGTCGCGACCCCACTCGTGATGATTCAGGACATCTCGCGTTACTACGCCATCTCGACCAATCAACCAGGCTCCGCGGTTGCCTCGGACGGAATCTGGCTGGTGTCGATTGTCGTACTTTTCGGACTGCGCGAACTCTTCGACCCAACAACGGTCATAGCGGCGTGGACGGCGGCCGTCATCGCGGCTCTCGTTTTCTTCATGGTGCGGTTCGCGCCCCGCCCCGCTCCTCGTCAGGGCCTTCGGCTGCTCAGGCCCAGGCGAGGGCTGCGTGAATCCATTTCGATCACCGTGGTTCTTTCGACGGGAGTCACGCTCGTCATGGGCTTCCTAATGCTGCCGTTCCTCGGTGCGGCGGCTGTGGGTAGCATTCGCGGTGCGGGCACCCTCTTCGGCCCGGTCAACACGTTGATGGCCTTGCTCGACTTCAGTGTCTTGAGCCAGCTATCGCGGCGTGACCGTCGGCGCGATGGCAAAACGGTGTTGCTCATCTCTGCAGTGGTGTGCGCGATATCGGGCTTGTGGGCGGTAGCGCTGCTGCTCCTCCCCCAGGGAGCGGGCGAGTTCATTCTCGGCGAAACTTGGGCGGGAGCGAGGAGCATCCTTCCGATCACATCTGTGGAGTATGTGCTTCTATGTCTTGCGGCCTGCGTGGCATTAATACCTAAGCTCCGGGACCGCGCTCGCGTGCTCCTCCTCAATCGTGTCTGGGCAACTGTTGCGATTCTCGGGACGGCAGTCGTCGCCTTGATCCTCGGCGGCGGCGTTGAGTGGATGGCGCTCGCGCTCCTTGTCGGCGCTTCAGTCAGTGCCGTCGGCTTGCTCTGGGACTCGCGTTCGGAACTCCGGCGCAGTCCGCGCTAGGCGTTGGCGAGGCGGCTGATGGGCGCGAACCCGAGTACTCGAGTCGCTGCAGAGATGTCGGCGCAGCTATAGCTGTATCCGCCGGGCGCTACCTCAAAATGCACCGCTCCAGAGCCGCCGAGAAGCTCGATGAGATCGCGGTTGCTCGTGGGAGTGCCGCTTCCGATGTTGAAAACAGCAGCTCGCGACTGTAGTTCGGCGTTGAGCGCGGCATTTATTGCGTCGACCACGGCGTCAACGTGCGAGTAGTCGCGAACGAAAGCGTCGAGGTCGCGGAGGTGGACAGGGCTTTCGGGAGTGGACGCGCGGAGCTTGGAGATCAGGGAACCGTCGAAGCCCGGGCCGTATACATTGAATATCCTCAAGCTGATTGTCTCGAGTGAAGATGCCTCGGCGGCCGACGCGAGAATCTGTTCCGCTTCGAACTTGGTCTTGGCGTAGGTGGAACCGGGGTGTAGCTCGTCGTCCTCGCGCACCGGGCGGTCGTACTGGTCGCCGTACACAGCCGATGTCGATGCGAACAGAATGCGCCCGACGCCGTGCCGCTTGGCGGCTTCCGCGATTGTGCCCACAGCATCGACGTTTACCGCGTACGCTCGCGCGACGTCCTCCTCGCACGCCGCGCCAGCGATTGAGGCAAGATGCACGATCGCGTGCGGCCCGAACTGCTGGATGGCGTTTGTCAATGCGAGGGAGTCGGTGACATCGACGTCGCCTGGTCCGCGTGGAGTGTCCTTCTTTGGATTGCGCAAGTAGAGCACATCGTGTTCGGGCTCGGACGTGAATCGGCGCTGCAATTGCACGCCGAGTCGCCCAGCCGAGCCTGTGACGAGTATCTTCATCTTTGCTTTCGAGTAGGCCCTCTTCAACTGGGGTTCCGGGTTAGTACGACCGACCCACTCTACCGGTCCCCATCCGCGCCAGAGCGGCAGCCCGGGGCCAACGCCCGTGCAGCTCAGTCTCAATCCCGGCTCGTGTGGTTGAATGACCGAATCATGATGGCTTCCCGATTCCGCCGCCGTATCGTCACGGTACTGCTGATCGGCTACGCAATTTTCGTGATGATCATCACTCTCACGCATCGAGCGCCGGGATCCGGATATGTCACGCTCCTCGTCTACCGGGTCATAGAGAAGCTGCAGGAACGTGGGATCACCTTCATCACCTATCTCGGCGTCGAGTTCTTCGGGAACATCCTGATGTTCGTGCCGCTCGGAATCTTCGCTGCTCTTCTGATCTCACGGAAAGCGTGGTGGACGCTGCTGTTTATGGGCACAGCGTTCTCCGGGTTCATCGAGTTCTTCCAGGCGACCTTCCTCCCGGAGCGCTACCCCGAAGTGCGCGACCTGATCTCCAACACGACCGGCTTTCTCATCGGTGCGTTCTTTGCCGTAATGCTGCGGCTCCTTGTCTCACACCGGGATCGCTTGGTCGAGCAAGACCGCCGCGCGGCCGCCCTCGCGAGATAAGTCGCCCTAGTCCGCCTGGAAGAATGGGCGGATGCTGCTGCGTCCGTTCTCGCCCGCCGACGAGTCATCCGTCATTCAGCTGTGGAACGACTGCGGGCTCACGCGTCCGTGGAACGACCCCGCTAAAGACATCGCTCGCAAGCTGACGGTGCAGCCGGAGATGTTCCTAGTGGGGGAGATCGACGGCGAGATCGTCGCGACCGGAATGTTCGGTTTCGACGGCATCAGGGGCTGGGTGCACTACCTGGCGGTCGCGCCCGGACGGCAGGGTGAGGCGCTCGGGCGGCAGCTGATGGGCGAGGGCGAGCGGATGCTCACGGCTATCGGCTGCCCGAAGATCAACCTGCAGGTGCGCGCCGGCAACGAGCGGGTGATCGGCTTCTACCGCGCCCTCGGCTACGACCCCGACGGCACGGTGTCGCTCGGCAAACGGCTCATCCCCGACGTCTGAGACCGTGCCGGGCGGCCCAGTGCACGAGCAGCAGGCCGATGGCCGTGCCAAGCGTGTTGGCGACCACGTCTGAGACCGTGCTGTAGCGGCTTGGCAGGGACTGCTGCACGAGTTCGATCGTGAGGGTCGTTGCGAATCCGAGGGCGAGGATGATCCACCACGGCGGTCGCCCGAAGGCCAGTGGCACCAGCACGCCGAACGGCACGAACATCGCGATATTCGCGGTGA is a window of Conyzicola nivalis DNA encoding:
- a CDS encoding NAD-dependent epimerase/dehydratase family protein codes for the protein MGVAAAVLALVVSLVAPFVVIPWLRRVGAVDTPSDRSLHTEPAVRGVGFAPLLAVMAGFVTVIISVLTAEGDVSPYVVAASIAIVAGLLGAAEDIRGLSIRVRAGSQFGLGVVGGAAAIALTGAPWWLLPVFAVGIAGYINVANFMDGVNGISSLHGLAVGGLFVVVGQMTGTTWLAVTGAVIAVSFLGFLPWNILRPGTFLGDVGSYLLGGVISISAVVAVAEGLNPVAVVAPMAIYLADTSFTLTQRIRRGERWTESHRSHVFQRLVTLGLSHLQSALIVTAATVLAALLGLIALRGDIAAVALSVSGIFAVIAVYLTLPVWVGRRSSAAHEDTSTLLATPHPRVDIEPRPASHRWAVLGASGFIGGALVAELTSNGFEVVELAAPRMSLDSHTSADDVVAQAAMRDDAVEALARSIGGVDIVVNAAGLAVPDSGDSPSLYGANSLLPLVVAQAAAMAGVHRVVHLSSAAVQGRRAVLDESSETAPFSPYSRSKALGEAALLSYDGASDGGLEIVIVRATSVQGVTRSTTQQLKKLARSPLASIASPGDLPTVVSSVRGLVSFILKVATHPAPVPVIVLQPWEGLTTADTLRLAGGKNPVALPAVLCRALIGGGYLAAKVLPPIAGPVRRVELMWFGQAQNAQWAASVGMQQTSFVADVLRGEKEANA
- a CDS encoding glycosyltransferase family 4 protein — translated: MKIGMLSQWFDPEPGPAAIPAVFAREFVAQGHEVSVLTGFPNYPSGEIYAGYKQQLRSKSFVDGFAVTRVPLYANHDSSARRRLANYASFALSATTLGAGALRGTDAIWVYNSPVTVALPLLAHSRFGKTPYFLQVQDLWPDSLIDSGMFPGGAVGRVGAAVIDKIVRVMENRSVVIGVSSPGARRLILERNSRLDPARIVDSPNPTDEALFRPVSEINPSAVPEVPWANYFTLMYVGAVGDVQGLDSLVDAATILRGERHIRVVVVGDGIARQRLESLCVARGLDNVTFVGRVDKSLVPGYTATADVQLVSLADRPFLRSTTPSKIASLLASRVPIIGQISGDGADLIRKSGAGLIASPGDADALARAISTMAQAAGSELEAYAANGRKYYEEHLAAGVVAANVVEALSAAMS
- a CDS encoding dTDP-4-dehydrorhamnose reductase family protein gives rise to the protein MTNVLILGGAGMLGSALVDRLAGRPEFSTTVTARRLPEKPTPGVRFVTFAVGDPNLADVLSGFGEGDYVINCIGLIKHRMDDANPADRREAIRVNSAFPYELAELAESQGFRVIQIATDCVYAGTTGRYTEDSPHDPLDVYGKTKSLGEVPHPLFLNVRCSIIGREVSGATSLVEWLLSQPANGEIRGFLDHEWNGVTTETFADLAIGLVATKSELSGTHHFVPSSSMNKSDLSSLILSTFGRDDVTVVPTVTGRPVDRSLATTDQALNESLWRAAGFATAPTVEDLVRRMAP
- a CDS encoding polysaccharide biosynthesis protein, encoding MEADYADKRILITGGTGSFGQTVTEALLERGAAEVRVLSRDEAKQDAMRHQFGDSRLRLYIGDVRDYLSVERATRGVDYVFHAAALKQVPSGEFFPMEAVRTNILGTENVIRASEDHGVKSLVCLSTDKAVYPINAMGMSKAMMEKVAQSHGLNNPTASTIVSCVRYGNVMYSRGSVIPHFIRQLRDGNPLTVTDPTMTRFMMSLADSVKLVEHAFVNAKQGDLFIRKAPSCTIGDLATALCNLYGITPDVRVIGTRHAEKLSESLATGAELARSDDMGDYYRINPDSRDLNYAPYFEEGVEGISAFEDYDSHTTERLTIEGVEELLLSIPQLRSDLEKWTKDGNNSARVHV
- the wecB gene encoding non-hydrolyzing UDP-N-acetylglucosamine 2-epimerase; amino-acid sequence: MKVVTIVGTRPEIIRLAPTIKALDRVADHVLVHTGQNYDYELNEIFFRDLDLRAPDHFLGADTSTLGSVLGSVLVKTEQVLLEEKPDALVILGDTNSSISALISKRMKIPVYHMEAGNRSFDENVPEEINRRLVDHVSDYNLVYTEHARRNLLAEGIHPSRILLTGSPMREVLDASADAISRSDVLEREGLTPGAYFMVSLHREENVDSAERLSMVLGALNELRETYDVPILISTHPRTRKRLDAQPDHLKSGLRWSPPFGFNDYIALQSSAKLVLSDSGTISEEAALLGFPAVTLRDAIERPEAIETGGIVTAGVETSSILDSVDIVLQQFAAHGAPIAPQEYLISDTSRRVVNFIRSTVATHHERAGIRRASTS
- a CDS encoding glycosyltransferase encodes the protein MSSEPVNGYDAVNPVDWLSKRRQDFLDTSASTEPTGLRLFLKKASNSQMAHTVMNLGRLRSRRKQLSSIIEGFQPDIIHALRIPYEGLTVLGLRTNVPRIVSTWGSDFVPMASTDVLLSAWMKRLLKRASGFQSDSRQDIERAAGYGLSTTAPRFYSAGNFGVDNDLFFVDAERPSGVVVYPRKAKANANYAGFVEAAVQLSKRRDLRFVAVGLLPVREQFVAQYGETALESITMTADLTRDEMAALMRSAEVVVSPTFWDGTPVTVLEAIASGAQVIAGELPELRTLKEDGMPIELIDASSTHAIADAISAALDLDQQVATAARLPDQFNREANRVRVVEFYDEVLAADGNRRAGSSVDRSA